One part of the Dioscorea cayenensis subsp. rotundata cultivar TDr96_F1 chromosome 2, TDr96_F1_v2_PseudoChromosome.rev07_lg8_w22 25.fasta, whole genome shotgun sequence genome encodes these proteins:
- the LOC120277304 gene encoding uncharacterized protein LOC120277304, whose product MSWFSRSFASSLMASDDDESTSQTLDDDRGPVDPGSPTRGVKDDFSELTKTISRQFWGVASFLAPPPSTSNPRPDPAEHVESEPLEAVESPRIAGIRSDFAEIGGRFRSGISKLSSNKTVTEISKIASTFLPFGAEEEEDEEGEDDGGGAIGVTDEVLVFARNISMHPETWLDFPLFVYDEESDDFNMSNAQQEHALAVEHLEPRLAALRIELCPSHMSEGCFWKIYFVLLHSRLNKHDAELLSTPQIVEARAKWLQELQNLAKPESARLKEDLLSREEIVVTISPKEQANILNNEEPQSSKIGKVISIPITDIETEKHPVEITEIEVVDKSVIEVEPPTQLKHKDHAGTTSEITIQKFDEDVDEWLEEDTEDMGTSIAPTIPIGNEEDVSFSDLEDVDDPKAP is encoded by the exons ATGTCATGGTTCTCAAGGTCCTTCGCGAGCTCTCTCATGGCTTCTGACGATGATGAA AGCACCAGTCAAACCCTAGATGATGATCGGGGACCCGTGGATCCTGGATCCCCCACTCGTGGCGTTAAGGATGATTTCTCGGAGCTCACCAAGACCATTAGCCGCCAGTTCTGGGGTGTTGCCTCGTTCTTGGCTCCTCCCCCGTCTACGTCGAACCCCCGCCCAGATCCGGCCGAGCATGTTGAATCGGAGCCCTTGGAGGCAGTGGAATCGCCGCGGATTGCTGGGATCCGGAGTGATTTCGCAGAGATTGGTGGGAGGTTTCGGAGCGGGATCTCCAAGCTGTCCAGCAACAAGACGGTCACTGAGATCTCTAAGATCGCGTCAACGTTCCTCCCGTTCGGTgcggaagaggaggaggatgaggaagGGGAGGATGATGGTGGCGGTGCCATTGGGGTCACTGACGAAGTCCTGGTGTTCGCGAGGAATATATCAATGCATCCAGAGACGTGGCTGGATTTTCCATTGTTTGTCTATGATGAAGAATCCGATG ATTTCAACATGTCGAATGCCCAGCAAGAGCATGCCTTGGCTGTTGAACATCTTGAACCAAGACTGGCTGCTTTGAGGATTGAGCTTTGCCCAAGTCATATGAGTGAAGGATGCTTTTGGAAgatctattttgttcttttgcaTTCTAGACTCAACAAGCATGATGCTGAGCTTTTGTCAACACCTCAG ATTGTCGAAGCCCGAGCGAAGTGGTTGCAAGAATTGCAAAATCTGGCAAAGCCAGAATCAGCTCGATTGAAGGAAGATTTACTTTCTAGGGAAGAGATTGTTGTCACGATTTCACCTAAGGAGCAAGCAAACATTCTGAACAACGAAGAACCTCAGTCTTCCAAAATTGGAAAAGTCATAAGCATACCAATAACTGACATTGAGACTGAAAAACACCCTGTTGAGATCACTGAGATAGAAGTTGTTGACAAGTCTGTAATTGAAGTTGAACCACCAACCCAGCTTAAGCATAAAGATCATGCTGGCACTACATCAGAGATCACCATTCAAAAGtttgatgaagatgttgatgaatggCTGGAAGAAGACACCGAGGACATGGGAACCTCAATTGCCCCTACTATTCCCAtaggaaatgaagaagatgtatCATTTAGTGATCTTGAGGATGTTGATGACCCGAAAGCACCTTGA
- the LOC120280515 gene encoding growth-regulating factor 6: MEFGGMVGMEGLVVGGSSEAAGSSSCGFFPSSLASSEVETRAQKGIFANGNGFFKHGRTCGLEGHDLRTLKMARTSSSASLLRSSFHDAGEHMLSFSSPKSDALLLTSEGTLPFYHLPSSSSASSSSSSSSSSSSSSTPAYFRTAGLSSGNTSLMNMHGVLAGVRGPFTPSQWMELEHQALIYKYIDANAPIPSNLLIPIRRSLYQSGFPPFSAGSQRSNPLGWGSFHLGFTGNADPEPGRCRRTDGKKWRCSRDAVADGKYCERHMNRGRHRSRKHVEGQNGHAAKAMPIIAPSPSASAVPGGGSSNSLNISQQHTRNFQSSVADPSSAQFNRMLMSKENVNGGVPDSQGFSMLTSVNPKAMDNSFSISKQQNPFEGASSRTDFGLFSTDALLNTPRNSYSDHMELKDQQTQAHPLRHFFDDWPKNRSDRSTITWPEVEETHSNKTQLSISIPMSDFSSSSSSPNHEKLTLSPLKLSREFDPIPMGLSVGVLNEASQRQASWIPISWESSMGGPLGEVLTNTNNTTPKECSKNYSSSSLNLLTDGWDSSPRMVSSPTGVLQKTTFGSLSSSTGSSPRTESHKAHDEDLLGANLVHASTIPSL, from the exons ATGGAGTTTGGAGGGATGGTAGGCATGGAAGGGTTGGTGGTTGGTGGTTCCTCTGAAGCTGctggttcttcttcttgtgGCTTCTTCCCTTCCTCTTTAGCTTCCTCAGAAGTTGAAACCAGAGCTCAAAAAGGGATCTTTGCTAATGGTAATGGTTTCTTCAAGCATGGGAGAACTTGTGGTCTTGAAGGACATGACTTGAGAACTCTCAAGATGGCTAGGACTTCTTCATCAGCTTCTCTTCTGAGATCCAGCTTCCATGATGCTGGAGAACATATGCTTAGCTTTTCATCACCAAAGTCTGATGCTTTGCTTCTAACTAGTGAAGGGACTTTGCCCTTTTATCATTTGCCTTCATCctcatcagcatcatcatcatcatcttcttcttcttcttcttcttcttcttcaacaccAGCTTATTTCAGGACTGCAG GGTTGAGTTCTGGAAACACAAGTTTGATGAACATGCATGGGGTTTTGGCAGGGGTTAGAGGTCCTTTCACTCCATCTCAATGGATGGAGCTTGAACATCAAGCATTGATCTACAAATACATTGATGCAAATGCTCCTATTCCATCCAATCTTCTCATTCCAATCAGAAGAAGCCTCTACCAGTCTGGTTTTCCTCCCTTCTCAGCAGGATCCCAAAGATCCAACCCTT TGGGATGGGGATCTTTCCATCTGGGTTTCACTGGAAATGCTGATCCAGAACCTGGTCGATGCCGTCGAACTGACGGGAAGAAATGGCGGTGCTCAAGAGATGCAGTTGCCGATGGAAAATACTGCGAGCGACACATGAATCGTGGCCGCCATCGTTCAAGAAAGCATGTGGAAGGCCAGAATGGCCATGCCGCGAAAGCGATGCCTATCATTGCTCCTTCACCATCAGCTTCGGCTGTTCCTGGTGGCGGATCATCTAATAGCCTAAACATTTCACAGCAACACACCAGAAATTTCCAGTCTAGTGTTGCTGATCCTTCCTCTGCACAGTTCAACAG GATGTTAATGAGCAAAGAGAATGTTAATGGTGGTGTGCCGGATTCACAAGGCTTCTCCATGCTAACTTCTGTAAACCCAAAAGCGATGGACAACTCGTTCTCGATATCAAAACAACAGAACCCATTTGAAGGAGCTTCTTCTCGAACTGATTTCGGACTGTTTTCCACCGATGCGCTTTTGAATACTCCAAGGAACTCGTACTCGGATCATATGGAACTCAAAGACCAACAGACCCAAGCACATCCTCTTCGGCACTTCTTCGATGACTGGCCCAAGAACCGTTCTGATCGATCAACAATCACCTGGCCAGAGGTTGAAGAAACtcattcaaacaaaactcaGCTGTCCATTTCCATCCCCATGTCAGATTTCTCATCATCCTCATCGTCTCCCAACCATGAAAAGCTTACACTCTCGCCTCTCAAGTTATCCCGGGAGTTCGATCCCATTCCGATGGGTTTAAGCGTCGGAGTTCTGAATGAAGCCAGTCAAAGGCAAGCAAGTTGGATACCGATCTCTTGGGAGTCTTCAATGGGCGGCCCGTTAGGAGAAGTCTTGACCAACACCAACAACACGACACCGAAGGAATGCAGTAAAAACTACTCATCATCATCTCTAAACCTGTTGACTGATGGCTGGGACTCGAGCCCCCGAATGGTGTCATCTCCCACTGGCGTTCTCCAGAAGACCACATTCGGTTCCTTGTCTAGTAGCACCGGCAGTAGCCCGAGGACTGAGAGCCATAAAGCTCATGATGAAGATCTTCTTGGTGCGAACCTTGTACATGCGTCAACCATCCCCTCACTGTAA
- the LOC120278949 gene encoding basic leucine zipper 4-like, with protein MLSFQLEPTLTDFGFGSPSWDSLYPNPNNNPARNSSGSDGPDPVEERRRRRMVSNRESARRSRMRKQRHLEGLRVQSARLRAENRELASRLATISHHCLLYRHDSNRLIAELAALRRRFNEINSFLIFRQIQRLSSPVCGGPGFASGSAIAGSSIIA; from the coding sequence ATGCTCTCCTTCCAACTCGAACCAACCCTGACCGATTTCGGATTCGGATCCCCATCATGGGACTCACTCTACCCGAATCCGAACAATAACCCGGCCCGCAACTCCTCCGGTTCGGACGGGCCCGACCCGGTCGAAGAGCGCCGCCGCCGCCGTATGGTTTCCAACCGGGAATCGGCTCGTCGCTCTCGTATGAGAAAGCAACGCCATCTCGAAGGGCTCCGGGTCCAGTCAGCTCGGCTCCGCGCCGAGAACCGGGAGTTGGCGAGCCGGCTCGCCACCATCAGCCATCACTGCCTCCTCTACCGCCATGATAGTAACCGGCTTATTGCCGAGTTAGCCGCTCTGCGCCGCCGGTTCAACGAGATCAACAGCTTCCTCATCTTCCGCCAGATCCAACGGCTCTCATCCCCCGTCTGTGGCGGTCCCGGCTTTGCCTCGGGATCAGCGATCGCTGGATCATCCATAATCgcttaa
- the LOC120278446 gene encoding uncharacterized protein KIAA0930 homolog isoform X2 — protein MAAKEITISSGFSDDDSPSRCELLSMVRKHSRSLVEARGDDEETSDVEMDSRFWNRVFDLYFVRGRVSKGREEDDMIFFVKNMSMDAYGFNDSMEGAPPFFVRRWAPELEKVFGENPTDVDWRRSFFLNLIAHTSFSVTVAICSIQDLRKHQEGENLEISPIYKVVKTVYASPSRVNFQLDFKKAVETLPAYPNICFAVDDFDDTFDAVVLTETDHCYCVLLNAHGGAALPAESGLVDNDRQAKKITLFSGFVSYPMIREAYEAGRSRFGSFLSIGHSPAKTDRIYMRGPGGRGEVEVAVSGIADQSHQISGPPSPLQLSKKGLGIGLGTVVHKAAEAASVLAKQAYAAASSTRKSDVDLIPLKCCLMSIALPWDYIAHDLLFKENPPVNM, from the exons ATGGCTGCCAAGGAGATCACCATCTCGTCCGGCTTCTCCGACGATGACTCCCCATCCAG ATGTGAATTGTTGAGTATGGTGAGGAAGCACTCGAGGTCTTTGGTGGAAGCTAGAGGGGATGATGAGGAGACGTCGGATGTGGAGATGGATTCCCGGTTCTGGAATCGGGTGTTCGATTTGTACTTTGTTCGGGGCCGAGTGTCGAAGGGACGGGAAGAAGATGATATGATCTTTTTTGTTAAGAATATG AGTATGGATGCGTATGGATTCAATGATAGCATGGAAGGAGCTCCTCCATTCTTTGTTCGGCGGTGGGCTCCTGAG CTAGAAAAAGTTTTTGGTGAAAATCCTACAGATGTTGATTGGAGGCGCTCCttcttcttgaatttgattGCTCATACATCATTCAGTGTAACAGTTGCAATTTGCAG TATTCAGGATCTGCGCAAACATCAGGAAGGGGAAAATTTAGAGATATCCCCCATTTACAAG GTTGTAAAGACTGTCTATGCATCTCCTAGTCGTGTAAATTTTCAGTTAGACTTCAAAAAG GCTGTAGAAACATTACCTGCCTATCCAAATATTTGTTTTGCTGTTGATGACTTTGATGACACATTTGATGCTGTG GTTCTGACAGAAACAGATCACTGCTACTGTGTGCTTCTCAATGCACATGGTGGAGCTGCATTGCCTGCTGAAAGTGGTTTAGTTGACAATGACAGACAAGCCAAGAAG ATCACTCTTTTCTCTGGGTTTGTTAGCTACCCAATGATCCGAGAAGCATACGAAG CTGGAAGGTCTAGGTTTGGGAGCTTTTTATCAATTGGCCATTCTCCAGCAAAAACAGACCGAATTTACATGAGGGGCCCTGGAGGGCGGGGGGAGGTTGAAGTAGCTGTATCTGGAATTGCAG ATCAAAGCCACCAGATATCTGGGCCTCCTTCACCTCTTCAATTGTCAAAGAAAGGTCTGGGAATTGGTTTGGGAACTGTTGTCCACAAAGCAGCAGAGGCTGCTTCTGTTTTGGCAAAGCAAGCCTATGCTGCTGCCTCTTCCACTAGAAAATCTGATGTGGACCTTATCCCACTTAAATGCTGTTTGATGTCGATTGCATTACCCTGGGATTATATTGCACATGATCTTTTGTTTAAG GAGAATCCTCCAGTGAATATGTAA
- the LOC120278446 gene encoding uncharacterized protein KIAA0930 homolog isoform X1 codes for MAAKEITISSGFSDDDSPSRCELLSMVRKHSRSLVEARGDDEETSDVEMDSRFWNRVFDLYFVRGRVSKGREEDDMIFFVKNMSMDAYGFNDSMEGAPPFFVRRWAPELEKVFGENPTDVDWRRSFFLNLIAHTSFSVTVAICSIQDLRKHQEGENLEISPIYKVVKTVYASPSRVNFQLDFKKAVETLPAYPNICFAVDDFDDTFDAVVLTETDHCYCVLLNAHGGAALPAESGLVDNDRQAKKAKITLFSGFVSYPMIREAYEAGRSRFGSFLSIGHSPAKTDRIYMRGPGGRGEVEVAVSGIADQSHQISGPPSPLQLSKKGLGIGLGTVVHKAAEAASVLAKQAYAAASSTRKSDVDLIPLKCCLMSIALPWDYIAHDLLFKENPPVNM; via the exons ATGGCTGCCAAGGAGATCACCATCTCGTCCGGCTTCTCCGACGATGACTCCCCATCCAG ATGTGAATTGTTGAGTATGGTGAGGAAGCACTCGAGGTCTTTGGTGGAAGCTAGAGGGGATGATGAGGAGACGTCGGATGTGGAGATGGATTCCCGGTTCTGGAATCGGGTGTTCGATTTGTACTTTGTTCGGGGCCGAGTGTCGAAGGGACGGGAAGAAGATGATATGATCTTTTTTGTTAAGAATATG AGTATGGATGCGTATGGATTCAATGATAGCATGGAAGGAGCTCCTCCATTCTTTGTTCGGCGGTGGGCTCCTGAG CTAGAAAAAGTTTTTGGTGAAAATCCTACAGATGTTGATTGGAGGCGCTCCttcttcttgaatttgattGCTCATACATCATTCAGTGTAACAGTTGCAATTTGCAG TATTCAGGATCTGCGCAAACATCAGGAAGGGGAAAATTTAGAGATATCCCCCATTTACAAG GTTGTAAAGACTGTCTATGCATCTCCTAGTCGTGTAAATTTTCAGTTAGACTTCAAAAAG GCTGTAGAAACATTACCTGCCTATCCAAATATTTGTTTTGCTGTTGATGACTTTGATGACACATTTGATGCTGTG GTTCTGACAGAAACAGATCACTGCTACTGTGTGCTTCTCAATGCACATGGTGGAGCTGCATTGCCTGCTGAAAGTGGTTTAGTTGACAATGACAGACAAGCCAAGAAGGCAAAG ATCACTCTTTTCTCTGGGTTTGTTAGCTACCCAATGATCCGAGAAGCATACGAAG CTGGAAGGTCTAGGTTTGGGAGCTTTTTATCAATTGGCCATTCTCCAGCAAAAACAGACCGAATTTACATGAGGGGCCCTGGAGGGCGGGGGGAGGTTGAAGTAGCTGTATCTGGAATTGCAG ATCAAAGCCACCAGATATCTGGGCCTCCTTCACCTCTTCAATTGTCAAAGAAAGGTCTGGGAATTGGTTTGGGAACTGTTGTCCACAAAGCAGCAGAGGCTGCTTCTGTTTTGGCAAAGCAAGCCTATGCTGCTGCCTCTTCCACTAGAAAATCTGATGTGGACCTTATCCCACTTAAATGCTGTTTGATGTCGATTGCATTACCCTGGGATTATATTGCACATGATCTTTTGTTTAAG GAGAATCCTCCAGTGAATATGTAA
- the LOC120278446 gene encoding uncharacterized protein KIAA0930 homolog isoform X3, with translation MAAKEITISSGFSDDDSPSRCELLSMVRKHSRSLVEARGDDEETSDVEMDSRFWNRVFDLYFVRGRVSKGREEDDMIFFVKNMSMDAYGFNDSMEGAPPFFVRRWAPELEKVFGENPTDVDWRRSFFLNLIAHTSFSVTVAICSIQDLRKHQEGENLEISPIYKVVKTVYASPSRVNFQLDFKKAVETLPAYPNICFAVDDFDDTFDAVVLTETDHCYCVLLNAHGGAALPAESGLVDNDRQAKKAKITLFSGFVSYPMIREAYEAGRSRFGSFLSIGHSPAKTDRIYMRGPGGRGEVEVAVSGIADQSHQISGPPSPLQLSKKGLGIGLGTVVHKAAEAASVLAKQAYAAASSTRKSDVDLIPLKCCLMSIALPWDYIAHDLLFK, from the exons ATGGCTGCCAAGGAGATCACCATCTCGTCCGGCTTCTCCGACGATGACTCCCCATCCAG ATGTGAATTGTTGAGTATGGTGAGGAAGCACTCGAGGTCTTTGGTGGAAGCTAGAGGGGATGATGAGGAGACGTCGGATGTGGAGATGGATTCCCGGTTCTGGAATCGGGTGTTCGATTTGTACTTTGTTCGGGGCCGAGTGTCGAAGGGACGGGAAGAAGATGATATGATCTTTTTTGTTAAGAATATG AGTATGGATGCGTATGGATTCAATGATAGCATGGAAGGAGCTCCTCCATTCTTTGTTCGGCGGTGGGCTCCTGAG CTAGAAAAAGTTTTTGGTGAAAATCCTACAGATGTTGATTGGAGGCGCTCCttcttcttgaatttgattGCTCATACATCATTCAGTGTAACAGTTGCAATTTGCAG TATTCAGGATCTGCGCAAACATCAGGAAGGGGAAAATTTAGAGATATCCCCCATTTACAAG GTTGTAAAGACTGTCTATGCATCTCCTAGTCGTGTAAATTTTCAGTTAGACTTCAAAAAG GCTGTAGAAACATTACCTGCCTATCCAAATATTTGTTTTGCTGTTGATGACTTTGATGACACATTTGATGCTGTG GTTCTGACAGAAACAGATCACTGCTACTGTGTGCTTCTCAATGCACATGGTGGAGCTGCATTGCCTGCTGAAAGTGGTTTAGTTGACAATGACAGACAAGCCAAGAAGGCAAAG ATCACTCTTTTCTCTGGGTTTGTTAGCTACCCAATGATCCGAGAAGCATACGAAG CTGGAAGGTCTAGGTTTGGGAGCTTTTTATCAATTGGCCATTCTCCAGCAAAAACAGACCGAATTTACATGAGGGGCCCTGGAGGGCGGGGGGAGGTTGAAGTAGCTGTATCTGGAATTGCAG ATCAAAGCCACCAGATATCTGGGCCTCCTTCACCTCTTCAATTGTCAAAGAAAGGTCTGGGAATTGGTTTGGGAACTGTTGTCCACAAAGCAGCAGAGGCTGCTTCTGTTTTGGCAAAGCAAGCCTATGCTGCTGCCTCTTCCACTAGAAAATCTGATGTGGACCTTATCCCACTTAAATGCTGTTTGATGTCGATTGCATTACCCTGGGATTATATTGCACATGATCTTTTGTTTAAG TGA